A window of the Chlamydia sp. genome harbors these coding sequences:
- the rpsH gene encoding 30S ribosomal protein S8: MGMTSDSIANLLTRIRNALMAEHLYIDIEHSKMLEAIVRILKQHGFVAHFLVKEENRKRLMRVFLRYGEDRRPVIHALKRVSKPSRRVYVSAAKIPYVFGNMGIAVLSTPEGVLEGSVARAKNVGGELLCLVW, from the coding sequence ATGGGAATGACGAGTGATTCGATTGCAAATTTATTGACACGGATTCGAAATGCTTTAATGGCAGAGCATTTGTATATTGATATCGAGCACAGTAAGATGCTTGAGGCGATTGTGAGAATTCTCAAGCAACACGGGTTTGTTGCACATTTTTTAGTAAAAGAGGAAAATCGCAAAAGACTTATGAGGGTTTTCTTGCGATACGGGGAAGATCGCAGACCTGTGATTCATGCTCTTAAGCGTGTATCTAAGCCTTCTAGAAGGGTCTATGTTTCTGCTGCAAAAATTCCTTATGTTTTCGGAAATATGGGTATTGCCGTTCTTTCGACTCCTGAAGGAGTTTTAGAAGGCTCTGTAGCTAGAGCTAAGAATGTTGGCGGCGAGTTGCTTTGTTTAGTTTGGTAG
- the rplF gene encoding 50S ribosomal protein L6: MSRKARDPIVLPQGVEVSIQNNEISVNGPKGALTQVLAKEVEIAVKGNEVFVSPAAHVTDRPGRMQGLYWALIANMVKGVHLGFEKRLEMIGVGFRAAVQGAFLDLSIGVSHLTKMPIPAGLEVSVEKNTLISIKGINKQLVGEFAACVRAKRPPEPYKGKGIRYENEYVRRKAGKAAKTGKK, encoded by the coding sequence ATGTCTCGTAAAGCTCGAGACCCTATTGTACTTCCTCAAGGCGTAGAGGTCTCTATTCAAAATAATGAAATCTCCGTGAATGGGCCTAAAGGGGCTTTGACACAGGTATTGGCTAAAGAAGTTGAGATTGCTGTTAAAGGTAATGAGGTGTTTGTTTCTCCTGCGGCTCATGTGACGGATAGACCTGGTCGTATGCAAGGGCTTTATTGGGCTTTAATAGCAAATATGGTCAAAGGTGTCCATCTTGGATTTGAGAAGCGTTTGGAAATGATTGGAGTCGGCTTCAGAGCTGCAGTGCAAGGTGCCTTTTTAGATTTATCAATCGGGGTTTCTCACCTTACAAAAATGCCGATTCCGGCAGGATTAGAAGTCTCTGTTGAGAAAAATACTTTAATCTCCATCAAAGGTATCAATAAGCAATTGGTTGGAGAATTTGCGGCTTGTGTTCGTGCAAAACGCCCTCCAGAGCCCTACAAAGGCAAAGGAATTCGTTACGAAAACGAATATGTGCGTCGTAAGGCTGGGAAAGCAGCGAAAACTGGTAAAAAATAG
- the rpsE gene encoding 30S ribosomal protein S5 gives MTLSRNSHKEDQLEEKVLVVNRCCKVVKGGRKFSFSALILVGDRKGRLGFGFAKANELTDAIRKGGDAARKNLVSINSLEGGSIPHEVLVNHDGAELLLKPAKPGTGIVAGSRIRLILEMAGVKDIVAKSLGSNNPMNQVKAAFKALLTLSCKDDIMKRRAVTND, from the coding sequence ATGACGCTATCAAGAAATTCTCATAAGGAAGATCAGCTGGAAGAGAAGGTTCTCGTCGTCAACCGTTGTTGTAAGGTTGTTAAAGGAGGCCGTAAGTTTAGTTTTTCTGCGCTTATTCTAGTAGGCGATAGAAAAGGGCGTTTAGGCTTCGGGTTTGCGAAAGCTAATGAATTGACCGACGCTATTCGTAAAGGCGGGGATGCTGCTCGAAAAAATCTTGTCTCTATCAATTCTCTTGAGGGAGGATCTATTCCTCATGAGGTTCTTGTTAACCATGATGGAGCAGAACTTTTATTGAAACCTGCTAAGCCAGGAACCGGAATCGTTGCAGGATCTCGTATTCGTTTAATTTTAGAGATGGCCGGGGTGAAAGACATTGTAGCAAAGAGCTTGGGATCTAATAATCCTATGAATCAGGTAAAAGCTGCTTTTAAAGCTCTCCTGACACTCTCTTGTAAAGATGATATTATGAAAAGGAGAGCCGTTACTAATGATTAA
- the rpsM gene encoding 30S ribosomal protein S13: protein MPRIIGIDIPAKKKLKISLTYIYGIGPALSKEIIAKLQLNPEARAAELTEEEVGRLNALLQSDYVVEGDLRRRVQSDIKRLITIHAYRGQRHRLSLPVRGQRTKTNSRTRKGKRKTVAGKKK from the coding sequence ATGCCACGCATCATTGGAATAGATATTCCCGCGAAAAAAAAATTAAAAATAAGTCTTACATATATTTATGGAATAGGGCCAGCTCTTTCTAAAGAGATCATTGCTAAGTTGCAGTTGAATCCCGAGGCTAGAGCTGCAGAATTGACTGAAGAAGAAGTCGGTCGATTGAACGCTCTTTTGCAGTCGGATTACGTTGTTGAGGGAGATTTGCGCCGTCGTGTGCAATCTGATATCAAACGTTTAATTACGATCCATGCTTATCGTGGACAAAGACATAGACTTTCTTTGCCTGTTCGTGGCCAGAGAACGAAAACAAATTCTCGCACGCGTAAAGGTAAACGTAAAACTGTTGCAGGTAAGAAGAAATAA
- the secY gene encoding preprotein translocase subunit SecY produces the protein MATLRQVFSISELRQKIFFTFSLLALCRIGVFIPVPGINGERAVAYFNQLLGSSQNLFQLADIFSGGAFAQMTVIALGVVPYISASIIVQLLVVFMPTLQREMREAPDQGKRKLGRMTRLFTLVLACVQSLLFAKFALRMNFVVPGIVLPAVLSLKLFGAPWVFYLTTVVVMTTGTLLLMWVGEQISDKGVGNGISLIITLGILASFPSVLGSIFNKLNLGSQDPSEFGIISLLILCAVFVFVLVATVLIIEGVRKVPVQHARRIIGRREVLGGGSYLPLKVNYAGVIPVIFASSLLMFPATISQFLSSESSWLKRIANMLSPGSVFYSIFYVLLIIFFTYFWTATQFRPEQIASEMKKNGAFIPGIRQGKPTQTYLEYTMNRVTLLGAMFLAVVAILPSILGRILRVDANVSYFLGGTAMLIVVGVILDTMKQVDAFLLVRRYDGVLKKDRSKGRR, from the coding sequence ATGGCTACATTGCGACAAGTGTTTTCGATTTCTGAGCTGAGACAAAAAATATTTTTTACGTTTTCTTTGCTTGCGCTATGTAGGATCGGAGTATTTATTCCCGTTCCAGGAATTAACGGAGAGCGTGCTGTAGCCTATTTTAATCAGTTATTAGGATCCAGCCAGAATCTGTTTCAGTTGGCGGATATTTTTTCCGGAGGGGCTTTTGCTCAAATGACGGTGATAGCTCTTGGAGTTGTTCCGTATATCTCAGCTTCTATTATCGTACAGCTGCTGGTGGTTTTTATGCCCACTTTGCAGAGGGAAATGCGAGAAGCTCCTGATCAAGGGAAGCGGAAGTTAGGTAGAATGACAAGATTGTTCACACTGGTGTTGGCTTGTGTGCAATCTTTGCTTTTTGCGAAGTTCGCTTTACGAATGAATTTTGTTGTTCCTGGAATAGTTCTTCCTGCGGTGTTGTCTTTAAAATTGTTTGGCGCCCCTTGGGTATTTTATTTGACAACTGTTGTCGTAATGACAACAGGGACTCTTTTGCTCATGTGGGTTGGAGAACAGATATCCGATAAGGGGGTTGGTAATGGGATTAGTTTGATCATTACCTTGGGAATATTAGCTTCATTCCCTTCTGTTTTGGGATCTATTTTCAATAAGCTAAATTTGGGATCTCAGGATCCTTCTGAATTTGGAATTATTTCTCTTTTGATTCTTTGCGCGGTTTTCGTCTTCGTTTTGGTCGCAACTGTGTTAATTATTGAAGGAGTTAGAAAAGTTCCCGTTCAGCATGCACGTAGAATTATCGGACGAAGAGAGGTTTTGGGTGGAGGATCTTATCTTCCATTGAAAGTGAATTATGCCGGAGTGATTCCAGTTATTTTTGCTTCTTCACTACTCATGTTTCCTGCTACGATTAGCCAATTTCTTTCTTCAGAGTCTTCTTGGCTGAAACGTATAGCTAATATGCTGTCTCCTGGTAGCGTATTTTACTCCATTTTTTATGTGCTGCTCATTATATTCTTCACTTATTTTTGGACTGCTACACAGTTTCGCCCAGAACAAATAGCTTCCGAAATGAAGAAAAATGGAGCGTTTATTCCTGGTATTAGACAAGGGAAACCAACTCAAACCTATCTCGAATACACGATGAATAGGGTGACTTTGTTGGGCGCTATGTTTTTAGCTGTTGTAGCTATACTACCTTCTATTTTGGGAAGGATTTTAAGAGTTGACGCAAACGTCAGTTATTTTTTGGGTGGAACTGCTATGCTTATCGTAGTCGGAGTTATTTTAGATACGATGAAGCAAGTAGACGCTTTCCTTTTAGTCCGGCGTTATGACGGGGTTTTAAAGAAGGACCGCTCCAAAGGAAGACGTTGA
- the rplR gene encoding 50S ribosomal protein L18, with translation MESSLCKKTLGKTRRALRVRKALKGCALKPRLSVVKTNKHIYVQLINDVEGKTLASISTLAKASKTSGLAKKNQDNAKALGIKIAELGKCLQIDRIVFDRGAHKYHGVVAMVADGAREGGLQF, from the coding sequence ATGGAAAGTTCTTTATGTAAGAAAACTTTGGGGAAAACTCGCAGAGCTTTAAGAGTACGAAAAGCTTTAAAAGGGTGTGCTTTAAAGCCTAGATTATCCGTTGTAAAGACAAATAAACATATTTATGTACAGCTGATTAATGATGTTGAAGGAAAGACTTTAGCATCTATTTCGACTTTAGCTAAGGCTTCAAAAACTTCCGGATTAGCAAAGAAAAATCAGGATAATGCCAAGGCTTTAGGGATAAAAATTGCTGAATTAGGGAAATGCCTTCAGATAGATCGGATTGTTTTCGATCGAGGAGCTCATAAGTATCATGGTGTAGTGGCTATGGTTGCTGATGGCGCTAGAGAGGGTGGATTACAGTTTTAA
- the rplO gene encoding 50S ribosomal protein L15: MIKLEYLQDPSPRKRRTKLLGRGPSSGHGKTSGRGHKGDGSRSGYKRRFGYEGGGVPLYRRVPTRGFSHKRFDKLVEEIATQRLNEIFENGEEVSLEILKQKKVIHRETSRVKVILRGALDKKLIWKDAAIVLSEGVKSLIEAV, translated from the coding sequence ATGATTAAGTTAGAGTATTTACAAGATCCTTCGCCTCGTAAGCGAAGAACTAAGCTCTTGGGTAGAGGCCCATCTTCTGGCCATGGAAAAACAAGTGGTCGGGGACATAAAGGGGATGGTAGCCGATCTGGATATAAGAGACGTTTTGGATATGAAGGCGGTGGCGTTCCTTTGTATAGAAGAGTGCCTACGAGAGGGTTTTCTCATAAACGTTTTGATAAACTTGTTGAAGAAATCGCAACACAACGCTTGAATGAGATTTTTGAAAACGGTGAAGAAGTATCTCTAGAAATTTTAAAACAGAAAAAAGTGATTCACAGAGAAACTTCTCGCGTTAAAGTGATCCTTAGAGGAGCTTTAGATAAGAAATTAATCTGGAAAGATGCTGCAATAGTGCTGTCAGAAGGGGTAAAAAGTCTTATCGAGGCTGTTTAA
- the rpsK gene encoding 30S ribosomal protein S11 — MVKNQAQKKGVKRKQVKNIPSGVVHVKATFNNTIVTITDPAGNVISWASAGKVGYSGSRKSSAFAATVAAQDAAKTAMSSGLKEVEVSLKGTGAGRESAVRALISSGLIVSVIRDETPVPHNGCRPRKRRRV; from the coding sequence TTGGTTAAAAATCAAGCGCAAAAAAAAGGCGTAAAAAGAAAGCAAGTAAAAAACATTCCTTCGGGCGTTGTCCATGTTAAGGCTACTTTTAATAATACAATTGTGACCATAACGGACCCTGCTGGTAATGTAATTTCGTGGGCTTCTGCAGGGAAAGTTGGTTACTCCGGATCTCGAAAATCTTCTGCATTTGCCGCGACTGTTGCGGCTCAAGACGCAGCTAAAACGGCTATGAGCTCTGGTTTGAAAGAGGTTGAAGTAAGCTTAAAAGGAACAGGGGCTGGAAGAGAGTCTGCTGTACGGGCATTGATTTCTTCTGGGCTTATTGTTTCTGTTATCCGAGATGAAACTCCCGTCCCACATAACGGGTGTCGGCCAAGAAAACGACGAAGAGTATAG